From a region of the Halanaerobium hydrogeniformans genome:
- a CDS encoding Spy/CpxP family protein refolding chaperone has product MKKILTGILVLTFLITAFVGMTYAQRPMDRANHDQQQGSMHFAQRGSGMGYQELDLTESQVDRMSELREEFYNDTSELREELRALNWEMRDLRLKNASNAEIGAVQDEIDVIVSQLNEKRLEMQENMHNYLTDEQLALIEEARSDFQGRFGEKGSRTNRGSSSSTGRFHQRGSRGSFGFGWCH; this is encoded by the coding sequence ATGAAAAAAATATTAACAGGAATTTTAGTACTCACATTTTTAATTACAGCTTTTGTAGGAATGACTTATGCACAAAGACCTATGGACAGGGCAAATCATGATCAACAACAGGGTAGTATGCATTTTGCCCAGCGAGGATCTGGCATGGGTTATCAGGAGCTTGATTTAACAGAATCTCAAGTTGATAGAATGTCTGAACTGCGAGAAGAATTTTATAACGATACTTCCGAGTTGAGAGAAGAGTTAAGAGCTTTAAACTGGGAAATGAGAGATTTAAGGTTAAAAAATGCTTCTAATGCAGAGATTGGTGCAGTTCAGGATGAAATAGATGTTATAGTTTCTCAATTAAATGAAAAGCGGTTGGAAATGCAGGAAAACATGCATAACTATTTAACTGATGAGCAGCTTGCTTTAATAGAAGAGGCCAGAAGTGATTTTCAGGGACGCTTTGGCGAAAAAGGTTCTAGAACAAATAGAGGATCTTCTTCAAGCACAGGCAGATTTCATCAGAGAGGAAGTAGAGGCAGTTTTGGTTTTGGCTGGTGTCACTAA
- a CDS encoding DUF2325 domain-containing protein, with amino-acid sequence MSIMIVGADNLGSIENNVRKLGFDQITHLPGRKKSKFRNFNIPGEVDVVLVMTDYINHAVMKKVKRAAKAKDLNVIYARRSWAAIYKKLQRKRIVN; translated from the coding sequence ATGAGTATTATGATAGTTGGTGCAGATAATTTAGGTTCAATTGAAAACAATGTTAGAAAACTCGGTTTTGATCAAATCACTCATCTTCCGGGAAGAAAAAAATCTAAATTCAGGAATTTTAATATTCCCGGAGAGGTAGATGTTGTCTTAGTAATGACTGATTATATTAACCATGCAGTTATGAAAAAAGTCAAAAGAGCAGCAAAAGCTAAAGACTTAAATGTTATCTATGCTCGCAGAAGCTGGGCTGCTATTTATAAAAAACTGCAGAGAAAAAGAATTGTAAATTAA
- a CDS encoding polysaccharide deacetylase family protein has protein sequence MNKRLIFFLLIIILFALIIGDSGLAAAEYPKLYNYLEGSEEFKENVERQAVKYADTFHLSARTEEKVVALTFDDGPHPSYTEKILDILDEYEIKASFFMIGNRVGRYPGLVEKVANKGHYVGNHSYNHPNLSNMKDEAVFAEEIYPTSEIIEEVTGNYPKIIRPPYGSITDSQIEYLKEENWQIINWSVDTFDWKSELNDPQQMYEEIVKHHHPGMVILMHDSSGGSGNGLEMLPQLIETLHAKGYEFVTVKDLLYLYNN, from the coding sequence ATGAATAAAAGATTAATATTTTTCTTATTAATAATAATATTATTTGCTTTAATAATAGGAGATAGTGGATTAGCTGCAGCAGAATATCCCAAGTTATATAATTATTTAGAAGGCTCAGAAGAATTTAAAGAAAATGTGGAAAGACAGGCTGTAAAGTATGCTGATACTTTTCATTTAAGTGCCAGGACTGAGGAAAAAGTGGTAGCACTTACTTTTGATGATGGCCCTCATCCTAGCTACACTGAGAAAATTTTAGATATTTTAGATGAATATGAAATAAAAGCCAGTTTTTTTATGATTGGAAATAGGGTTGGGAGATATCCCGGACTTGTAGAGAAAGTTGCTAATAAAGGTCATTATGTAGGCAATCATTCTTATAATCATCCTAATTTAAGTAATATGAAGGATGAAGCTGTATTTGCTGAAGAAATATATCCCACTTCAGAAATTATAGAAGAAGTTACCGGTAATTATCCTAAGATAATTAGACCACCTTATGGCAGTATTACAGACTCTCAAATAGAGTATTTAAAAGAAGAAAACTGGCAAATTATTAACTGGTCTGTTGATACTTTTGATTGGAAAAGTGAATTAAATGATCCGCAGCAAATGTATGAAGAAATAGTTAAACATCATCATCCAGGAATGGTTATTTTAATGCATGATTCAAGTGGAGGCAGTGGAAACGGTTTAGAGATGCTACCTCAGTTAATAGAAACTCTTCATGCTAAAGGATATGAGTTCGTAACAGTTAAAGATCTATTATATCTATATAATAATTGA
- a CDS encoding TIGR00341 family protein, which translates to MLRKIEIVLPVDETDKLNEILEDYKVLDRYKISLLEDQALYLITLNVENSGPLLDELEKKLAFAEGFRLNMLEVEATIPAVKMDEENDKNKEDKAITDEDSEDKQEEKNNTTKGLSRQELYADISDSINLNSNYILMCLLSAIVASSGVMLDNVAVIVGAMVIAPLLGPNVGMALASTLGDMELGKKAFKASLYGAGAALIVALIAGLILSPDSWPHEVLSRTSVGWGDITLALASGSAGTLAFTTGTSGAVIGVMIAVALMPPLVVVGILLGAGEFFMAGGALMLFISNIICINLAGVLTFIYQGIRPLNWWEEKKAETSRKYSLFLWIVLLTLLIIGIQFIQ; encoded by the coding sequence ATGTTAAGAAAGATTGAAATTGTTCTGCCTGTTGATGAGACTGATAAATTAAATGAAATTCTGGAGGATTACAAAGTTCTGGATAGATATAAAATTTCTCTACTTGAAGACCAGGCACTCTATTTAATCACCCTAAATGTTGAAAATAGTGGACCTTTATTGGATGAGCTAGAAAAGAAGCTGGCTTTTGCTGAAGGTTTTAGATTAAATATGCTTGAGGTTGAGGCTACTATTCCAGCTGTAAAAATGGATGAAGAAAATGATAAAAACAAAGAGGACAAGGCAATTACAGATGAAGATTCTGAGGATAAGCAAGAAGAGAAAAATAATACAACTAAAGGTTTAAGCCGGCAGGAACTTTATGCTGATATCTCTGATTCTATAAACTTAAATAGCAATTATATATTGATGTGTCTCCTTTCGGCTATTGTTGCCTCCAGTGGTGTTATGCTGGATAATGTTGCTGTTATAGTTGGTGCCATGGTAATTGCCCCATTACTGGGTCCAAATGTCGGTATGGCTCTAGCCTCAACCCTAGGAGATATGGAATTAGGCAAGAAAGCTTTTAAGGCATCTTTATATGGTGCCGGAGCTGCTCTCATAGTTGCTCTAATAGCTGGATTAATTTTAAGTCCTGATAGCTGGCCCCATGAGGTTTTAAGCAGGACCAGTGTTGGCTGGGGAGATATTACTCTGGCTCTGGCCTCAGGAAGTGCAGGAACCCTGGCCTTTACAACTGGAACCTCTGGCGCTGTAATTGGAGTCATGATTGCTGTGGCCTTGATGCCACCCCTGGTGGTTGTTGGAATATTATTAGGAGCAGGGGAGTTTTTTATGGCTGGTGGTGCTTTAATGTTATTTATCTCAAATATAATCTGTATAAATTTAGCCGGAGTTTTAACCTTTATCTATCAAGGGATTAGGCCTTTAAACTGGTGGGAAGAAAAAAAAGCTGAAACTTCAAGGAAGTACAGCCTTTTTCTCTGGATAGTTTTATTGACTCTATTAATTATCGGAATTCAGTTTATTCAATAG
- a CDS encoding uroporphyrinogen decarboxylase family protein — protein MNEMTSRERVQKTLEHKEPDRIPIDIVPLLETYKNLKEYLGFDIEEELNPGKWTNVEMHPKVMDRLGVDIVHLGPGKPNNWSPTVYPDGSVDDEWGVRRKKVSHGESYYNEIVKSPLADADIDDLDDYQWPDPDDPGRVEGLRTKAKRIHEDTDYAILARFGGNVNEGATAFRGFEQWLVDYMINQKFVEKLLDIVMDIQFKINKNCLREAGEYIDILRLGGEDMGTQNSLLYPPDKLREIWFPRLKEFIKKTKNEFHKYNPNGKIMLHSCGAIYPIIEDLIDCGVDILNPIQPMAKGMDTKKMKEDFGDRLTFHGAIGIQEVLPNYTPSEVEEFVKEKINDLGPGGGYILSPAHNVPEDCKAENIVKMCDTVKKYGRYPLY, from the coding sequence ATGAATGAAATGACTTCGAGAGAAAGGGTTCAGAAAACTTTAGAGCATAAAGAACCTGATAGAATACCTATTGATATAGTGCCGCTACTTGAAACATATAAAAATTTAAAAGAGTATTTAGGATTTGACATTGAAGAAGAGCTCAATCCTGGCAAATGGACTAATGTAGAAATGCATCCAAAGGTTATGGATAGACTGGGTGTTGATATTGTTCACTTAGGTCCCGGCAAACCAAATAATTGGAGTCCAACAGTTTATCCAGATGGTTCAGTAGATGATGAGTGGGGTGTTAGGCGCAAAAAGGTATCACATGGTGAAAGCTATTATAATGAGATAGTAAAATCGCCTCTGGCAGATGCTGATATTGATGATCTTGATGATTATCAATGGCCTGATCCAGATGATCCGGGTAGAGTAGAGGGATTAAGGACAAAGGCTAAGAGGATTCATGAAGATACTGACTATGCAATTCTAGCACGTTTTGGTGGTAATGTTAATGAAGGGGCTACTGCTTTTCGAGGTTTTGAGCAGTGGTTAGTTGATTATATGATCAATCAGAAATTTGTGGAGAAGCTACTTGATATAGTAATGGATATACAATTTAAAATTAATAAGAATTGTTTAAGAGAAGCCGGAGAATATATTGATATTTTAAGACTTGGTGGAGAAGATATGGGAACCCAAAACTCACTTCTTTATCCACCTGATAAATTAAGAGAAATATGGTTTCCTAGACTAAAAGAATTTATCAAAAAAACCAAAAATGAATTTCATAAATATAATCCAAATGGGAAGATTATGTTACATTCTTGTGGTGCTATCTATCCAATTATTGAAGATCTAATAGATTGTGGGGTAGACATTCTTAATCCAATTCAACCTATGGCAAAAGGTATGGATACTAAAAAAATGAAAGAAGATTTTGGTGATAGATTAACTTTCCATGGAGCAATTGGTATTCAGGAAGTTCTGCCTAATTACACTCCTAGCGAAGTAGAAGAATTTGTTAAAGAAAAAATAAATGATCTTGGGCCTGGTGGAGGTTATATTCTATCACCAGCCCATAATGTACCTGAAGACTGCAAGGCAGAAAATATCGTTAAAATGTGTGATACTGTTAAGAAGTACGGAAGATATCCTCTGTATTAA
- a CDS encoding PocR ligand-binding domain-containing protein yields MKFKSDKDEKYLKEIINDYTSTSGMNVNACKIDNSEIVKCIKCSELRKEYKFCNLVHELSSTENNNKDICTNDDCKNTCLYGSLQAEKLGKEYIYFCPFGLVKWTVPILVDGEMNYFLSGGPVLMHSIDDLLIEDVISKNKKLEPKVDEVKKYLQEFEVVNTKRVRHLARVLRMLAESLMTDENLRRVREKMKINEDNAAVAEFVGDFKEKNDEYLYPLNKEKKLISKIKIGDKDESRKILNEILAYIYSKENKGFQMTKVRIIELIGVLSRTAVDVGADLEIIFGLEYEYLEKINQVKQIDKLSIWLTKIVERFIECTISIKNVKNRDLIYKSMDYIRNNYSNNISLKEVAHQVGLSPNYLSSLFKEEVGMTYNTYLNRVRIENSKNLLKKGYSLVKVAHMVGFNDQSYYSKVFKKIEKTSPGKWQTGQKINIYRG; encoded by the coding sequence ATGAAATTTAAATCTGACAAAGATGAAAAATATTTAAAAGAAATAATTAATGATTATACATCTACAAGTGGTATGAATGTCAATGCTTGCAAGATAGATAACTCTGAAATAGTTAAATGTATTAAATGCAGTGAGCTGAGAAAAGAATATAAATTTTGCAATCTTGTCCATGAATTAAGCAGTACTGAAAATAATAATAAAGATATATGTACTAATGATGATTGTAAAAATACCTGTCTTTATGGAAGTCTTCAAGCAGAAAAACTTGGTAAAGAATATATTTATTTTTGTCCTTTCGGATTAGTAAAATGGACAGTACCAATTTTAGTTGATGGGGAAATGAATTATTTTCTTTCCGGTGGTCCTGTTTTAATGCATTCTATAGATGATTTATTAATAGAAGATGTGATAAGTAAAAATAAAAAATTAGAACCAAAAGTAGATGAAGTCAAAAAGTATCTTCAAGAATTTGAAGTAGTAAATACTAAACGGGTAAGACATCTGGCAAGGGTTTTAAGAATGCTTGCAGAAAGTCTGATGACAGATGAAAATCTTCGGCGGGTTAGAGAAAAAATGAAAATTAATGAAGATAATGCTGCAGTCGCAGAATTTGTGGGAGACTTCAAAGAAAAGAATGATGAATATTTGTATCCACTTAATAAAGAGAAGAAATTGATTTCTAAAATTAAAATTGGAGACAAAGATGAGTCACGTAAAATATTAAATGAAATTTTAGCTTATATATATTCAAAAGAAAATAAGGGATTTCAGATGACAAAAGTACGAATAATCGAGCTGATTGGAGTGCTTTCAAGAACTGCTGTTGATGTAGGTGCAGATTTAGAGATTATTTTTGGTTTAGAATATGAATATTTAGAAAAAATAAATCAAGTTAAACAAATTGATAAACTTTCAATTTGGTTGACAAAAATAGTTGAAAGATTTATAGAGTGTACTATTTCTATCAAAAATGTAAAAAATAGAGATTTAATATATAAAAGTATGGATTATATAAGAAATAATTATTCTAACAATATTTCTCTTAAAGAAGTAGCACATCAGGTTGGATTAAGCCCAAATTACTTAAGCTCATTGTTTAAGGAAGAAGTCGGTATGACTTACAATACTTATTTAAATAGAGTTAGAATTGAAAATAGCAAAAATTTATTAAAAAAAGGATATTCACTAGTAAAGGTTGCACATATGGTTGGATTTAATGATCAGAGCTATTATTCAAAGGTCTTTAAAAAAATAGAAAAAACCTCACCTGGTAAATGGCAAACGGGGCAGAAGATTAACATCTATAGAGGTTAG
- a CDS encoding damage-control phosphatase ARMT1 family protein, which yields MNFGFECYSCILRQGYEAATMVTDNDDVIREILSEICSELAKLDPTISPPEFIAIVHQIIKKKTGVEDPYAKIKAKNMKTSLQIYPKVEKIVSNSDDPLLASLVMSAVGNSIDTAVGLEVDIVKNIEKSLQTGLNYSDYGLLKEELDQADNVLIIADNTGEAVFDRLLLKELNKLDMKITYVVRSKAVLNDITIRDAKKLNIDSMAEVIESGTFTPGVILSQCNDNFKNIYYNSDLIISKGQGNLEGLSNAGENIFFLLKAKCKFIEFILKNGIEKGDLVLIKSDKISEK from the coding sequence ATGAATTTTGGTTTTGAATGTTATTCCTGTATTTTACGGCAGGGTTATGAAGCAGCTACAATGGTTACAGATAATGATGATGTGATCAGGGAAATATTGTCTGAAATATGCTCTGAATTAGCTAAACTTGATCCGACTATTAGCCCACCAGAATTTATTGCAATTGTTCATCAGATAATAAAGAAAAAAACAGGTGTAGAGGATCCCTATGCGAAGATTAAAGCCAAAAACATGAAGACTTCTTTACAGATTTATCCTAAGGTTGAGAAAATTGTCAGTAATTCAGATGATCCACTTTTAGCTTCTTTAGTGATGTCGGCAGTTGGTAATTCTATTGATACAGCTGTTGGTTTGGAAGTTGATATTGTTAAAAATATAGAAAAATCTCTGCAGACAGGACTTAATTATTCTGATTATGGACTTTTAAAAGAAGAGCTTGATCAGGCAGATAATGTTCTGATAATTGCAGATAATACTGGTGAGGCCGTATTTGATAGATTATTACTGAAAGAACTTAATAAACTAGATATGAAGATAACTTATGTAGTAAGAAGTAAAGCTGTATTAAATGACATAACAATTAGAGATGCAAAAAAGTTAAACATTGATTCAATGGCTGAAGTAATTGAAAGTGGTACCTTTACTCCAGGTGTTATTTTAAGTCAGTGCAATGATAATTTTAAAAATATTTACTACAATTCAGATCTAATCATAAGCAAGGGCCAGGGTAATCTGGAAGGCCTTAGCAATGCAGGGGAAAATATTTTCTTTCTTTTAAAAGCCAAGTGTAAATTTATAGAGTTTATTTTAAAAAATGGTATAGAAAAAGGAGATTTAGTATTGATTAAAAGTGATAAAATTTCTGAGAAATAA
- a CDS encoding cobalamin B12-binding domain-containing protein yields METFNTLSINLQKGNIKKTKNIIINALKEGYKPEELLNKGLLPAMEIIAEKFRKDDIFIPEVLISARAMNAALKILKKELIKTDYKAKGTAVIGTVEGDIHNIGKNIVKIMLQSKGFEVYDLGTDVTPEKFTEAVKKYQPDLLCIYALLTTTMPVMKKVIERMEVEDLREDLIIMIGGAPITDNFRNIIHADLYAANAADAADKAEKILKSKRK; encoded by the coding sequence ATGGAGACATTTAACACATTATCTATTAATCTGCAGAAGGGTAATATTAAAAAAACTAAAAATATAATAATTAATGCTTTAAAAGAAGGATATAAACCTGAAGAATTACTGAATAAAGGTCTTTTGCCTGCTATGGAAATAATAGCTGAAAAATTTAGAAAAGATGATATTTTTATACCAGAAGTTTTAATATCTGCAAGAGCTATGAATGCTGCTTTAAAAATTTTAAAAAAAGAACTTATTAAAACAGATTATAAAGCAAAAGGAACTGCTGTAATTGGAACTGTTGAAGGTGATATACACAATATAGGTAAAAATATTGTGAAAATCATGCTTCAAAGTAAAGGTTTTGAGGTTTATGATCTTGGTACTGATGTGACACCAGAAAAATTTACAGAAGCTGTTAAAAAATATCAGCCAGATTTACTCTGTATTTATGCTTTATTGACTACAACAATGCCTGTTATGAAAAAAGTCATTGAAAGAATGGAGGTGGAGGATCTTAGGGAAGATTTAATTATCATGATTGGTGGTGCTCCAATTACAGATAATTTTCGTAATATTATTCATGCAGATTTATATGCCGCAAATGCAGCAGATGCAGCTGATAAAGCGGAAAAGATATTAAAAAGTAAAAGAAAATAA
- a CDS encoding FGGY-family carbohydrate kinase: MGKKYVCGIDNGTTGTKAMIFDLEGNVVGSAYREYKCEYPNPGWVDQDADVLFNELCNAVKSAVQNSGVENKDIISVGLSTQRCTMVPVDSDCKPIRKAISWQDRRPTKECDWIREEFGADRYYNITGLPVDTTWALPAIMWIINNEKDIYDKTDKFLLTQEYILHRLGAKSYPEDWSNGSLYGLMDIEEFEWSTELLEATNISIDKLPELVPSAKKVGKIDKKASILTGLAEGTILVTGGGDQQCAGVGAGVIKEGLAEVTLGTAGVSLCFMNEPNKDPDGVMPCSAHAVPGKWEYEGLQMAAGASLKWYRDNFADLEKLMAERVDMDPYEFINIEIDKVPAGSDGLIFLPHLAGAGAPIWNPIAKGVLFGLTLSHTRNSIARAIMEGVSMETRQILESFEDLNLDLKEIRITGGATKSNIWNQMQANIYGKPVVPLVVGEATVLGAALLGAVGAELFDDIESAVESMVRTEGVFEPDEEIHEHYNKIFKLYKNIYNSLADGNSYEKMSDIMN; this comes from the coding sequence ATGGGGAAAAAATATGTATGTGGAATTGATAATGGGACAACTGGAACAAAGGCCATGATATTTGATTTGGAAGGTAATGTAGTAGGTAGTGCTTATCGTGAATATAAATGTGAATATCCTAATCCAGGTTGGGTAGATCAAGATGCAGATGTGCTCTTTAATGAACTCTGTAATGCTGTAAAGTCTGCTGTACAGAACTCGGGAGTTGAAAATAAAGATATAATTTCTGTTGGGCTTTCAACACAGAGATGTACTATGGTTCCGGTTGATAGTGATTGTAAACCTATACGTAAAGCAATTTCCTGGCAAGATAGGCGTCCAACTAAAGAATGTGATTGGATAAGGGAAGAATTTGGAGCGGATAGATATTACAATATAACAGGACTACCTGTAGATACAACTTGGGCATTACCTGCTATTATGTGGATTATAAATAATGAAAAAGATATATATGATAAGACGGATAAATTCCTGTTAACTCAAGAATATATTTTACATAGATTGGGGGCGAAATCTTATCCAGAAGATTGGTCAAATGGATCACTTTATGGTCTCATGGATATTGAAGAATTTGAATGGAGCACTGAACTTTTAGAAGCCACTAATATTTCAATAGATAAGTTACCTGAATTAGTACCGTCTGCCAAAAAAGTTGGGAAAATTGATAAAAAAGCTTCTATATTAACAGGTTTGGCTGAAGGAACTATTCTGGTTACTGGTGGTGGAGATCAGCAGTGTGCAGGAGTTGGTGCAGGAGTAATTAAAGAAGGTCTGGCAGAAGTTACCTTAGGAACTGCTGGGGTTAGTCTCTGCTTTATGAATGAGCCCAATAAAGATCCAGATGGAGTTATGCCCTGTTCTGCTCATGCAGTACCTGGTAAATGGGAATATGAAGGACTGCAGATGGCTGCTGGAGCCTCACTGAAATGGTATAGAGACAATTTTGCAGATTTAGAAAAACTTATGGCTGAAAGAGTAGATATGGATCCATATGAGTTCATTAATATTGAGATTGACAAAGTTCCAGCTGGTTCAGATGGACTTATCTTTTTACCTCATTTAGCTGGTGCAGGTGCTCCTATCTGGAATCCAATTGCTAAAGGTGTTTTGTTTGGTCTGACATTATCTCACACCAGAAATTCCATCGCTAGAGCAATTATGGAAGGTGTATCGATGGAAACTAGACAGATATTAGAATCCTTTGAAGATTTAAATTTAGATCTAAAAGAGATTAGGATTACTGGTGGAGCAACTAAATCAAATATCTGGAATCAAATGCAGGCCAATATTTATGGTAAGCCTGTTGTTCCATTAGTTGTTGGTGAAGCGACTGTTCTTGGTGCTGCTTTATTAGGAGCAGTTGGTGCAGAATTATTTGACGATATAGAAAGTGCAGTAGAAAGCATGGTAAGAACTGAAGGCGTATTTGAGCCTGATGAAGAAATTCATGAACATTATAATAAAATATTTAAATTGTATAAAAATATTTATAATAGTTTAGCTGATGGAAATTCTTACGAGAAAATGTCAGATATCATGAATTAA
- a CDS encoding radical SAM/SPASM domain-containing protein, with protein MSKWKLSKYTVVFRCESGDAIFHNSFMGAIAVIPSNEFSRLEEDLYQEIDEKDFADNCLKELCENGFFFPSQIDEADFVEKILKRENRSKNLDLVILPHENCNFRCDYCYETHQGGIMETEIVEGLKLFTYNKVAEYSSLNTRWFGGEPLLARDIIYQLSDSFLESCERAGIPYSSHMTTNAYLLTPEVVDELLKRKINKFQITFDGPEIIHDSTRKLAGGGKTFKVILNNLLAMKNRDLDFYVSLRVNFNNASLVLMEDLFRLISENFGNDPRFGLYFRPIGKYGGPNDEKLEICQPEYAKLIEMELTEEYSQFGYLDKLVKKSLQPHGQVCYAAKESSLIIGADGTIYKCSVAFEDPKNHVGKLKPDGTMAIDKSRWNLWVANEDSEASKCISCPVKPICQGKYCPRYTIRKKEPICAMKAKEYEKLVQIASSYDGMLL; from the coding sequence ATGTCAAAATGGAAACTGTCTAAATATACAGTAGTTTTTAGATGTGAATCCGGTGATGCGATCTTTCATAACAGTTTTATGGGTGCAATAGCTGTAATCCCCTCTAATGAATTTTCCAGGCTAGAAGAAGATCTTTATCAAGAGATTGATGAAAAAGATTTTGCAGATAATTGCTTAAAGGAGCTTTGTGAAAATGGATTTTTCTTTCCCAGCCAGATCGATGAAGCAGACTTTGTAGAGAAAATTTTAAAAAGAGAAAATAGATCTAAGAACTTAGATCTTGTTATACTCCCTCATGAAAATTGTAATTTCAGGTGTGATTATTGTTATGAAACCCATCAGGGTGGTATTATGGAAACAGAAATTGTTGAAGGCCTTAAGTTGTTCACCTATAATAAAGTTGCAGAATACAGCAGCCTTAATACCAGGTGGTTTGGTGGGGAACCTCTATTAGCAAGGGATATTATCTATCAACTGTCGGACTCTTTTCTGGAAAGCTGTGAGCGAGCGGGAATTCCTTATAGTAGTCATATGACAACCAATGCCTATTTATTAACGCCAGAAGTAGTAGATGAACTTTTAAAGCGAAAGATCAATAAATTTCAAATCACTTTTGATGGTCCTGAAATTATTCATGATAGTACAAGGAAGTTAGCAGGAGGCGGGAAGACCTTTAAAGTGATTCTTAATAATTTATTAGCGATGAAAAATAGGGATCTTGATTTTTATGTTTCGCTGAGAGTTAATTTTAATAATGCATCTTTAGTATTAATGGAAGATTTGTTTCGATTAATTTCAGAAAATTTCGGCAATGATCCCAGGTTTGGTTTATATTTTAGACCGATTGGCAAATATGGTGGGCCAAATGATGAAAAGCTTGAAATCTGTCAGCCGGAGTATGCCAAACTAATTGAAATGGAACTTACTGAGGAATACAGTCAGTTTGGTTATTTAGATAAGTTAGTTAAAAAGAGTCTGCAGCCTCATGGTCAGGTCTGTTATGCTGCAAAGGAGTCTTCTCTGATCATTGGTGCTGACGGAACTATTTATAAGTGTTCGGTGGCTTTTGAAGACCCGAAAAATCATGTCGGTAAATTAAAGCCTGATGGCACAATGGCAATTGATAAGTCGCGTTGGAATTTATGGGTAGCCAATGAAGATAGTGAAGCCAGCAAATGTATTTCATGTCCGGTCAAGCCAATCTGCCAGGGCAAGTATTGTCCAAGATATACTATTCGAAAGAAGGAGCCTATCTGTGCTATGAAGGCAAAAGAGTATGAGAAACTAGTTCAAATTGCCAGCAGTTATGATGGAATGCTCCTCTAA